The Pseudomonas sp. FP2309 genome has a window encoding:
- a CDS encoding TetR/AcrR family transcriptional regulator — MSGLRERQKAERRQAISQAAIELFERQGFQATTIEQIAGQAGVSAPTVFKYFGNKQEIILEILHQADQRAITDTRSLIQDIEDPVDAMCHLERLLTGYALEVMHPSLWRELLPLILFGGSNELPEGYRAMNDALRAEISQLLRELQQAGKLRPQLDVELAAFLLNDYSHLQLFRLVNQEHPDIDAHSLQVRRITELVFYGMQA; from the coding sequence GTGAGCGGACTGCGTGAACGTCAGAAAGCCGAACGGCGCCAGGCCATCAGCCAGGCGGCCATCGAGCTGTTTGAACGCCAGGGTTTCCAGGCCACCACCATCGAACAAATCGCCGGCCAGGCGGGTGTGTCGGCGCCGACGGTGTTCAAGTATTTCGGCAACAAACAGGAAATCATCCTGGAAATCCTGCACCAGGCCGATCAACGCGCCATCACTGACACCCGCAGCCTGATCCAGGACATCGAAGACCCGGTCGACGCGATGTGCCACTTGGAGCGGTTGCTGACCGGTTACGCCCTGGAGGTGATGCATCCCAGCCTGTGGCGCGAGCTGCTGCCGCTGATCCTGTTCGGCGGCAGTAACGAATTGCCCGAGGGCTACCGCGCCATGAACGATGCGCTCAGGGCCGAAATCAGCCAACTGCTGCGTGAACTGCAACAGGCCGGCAAACTGCGTCCCCAGCTGGACGTGGAGTTGGCGGCGTTTCTGTTGAACGACTACTCACACTTGCAGCTGTTCAGGCTGGTGAACCAGGAGCACCCGGATATCGACGCGCATTCGCTGCAGGTCAGGCGCATCACCGAATTGGTGTTCTATGGGATGCAGGCCTGA
- a CDS encoding DUF3237 domain-containing protein, with protein MTEPLDLMALAPNLQRVLTLRVAIGPGVMLGDSVDGWRCNYPIVGGDFDGVGVSGQVLAGGEDVFVLRADGVGQLDARYSLRTDQGELINLRNRGVLAMTEYGRQLERNGQWPIPETEYRCTCTPVFQVPKGRLDWLTRSSFIGLVQYPSAEQVVIRCYRFY; from the coding sequence ATGACTGAACCCCTGGATTTGATGGCCCTGGCACCCAACCTGCAGCGCGTACTGACGTTGCGCGTTGCCATAGGGCCGGGCGTAATGCTGGGTGACAGCGTCGACGGCTGGCGCTGCAATTACCCGATCGTGGGCGGTGATTTCGACGGCGTCGGCGTCAGTGGTCAGGTGCTGGCCGGTGGCGAGGACGTGTTTGTGTTGCGTGCCGACGGCGTGGGGCAACTCGATGCGCGCTACAGCCTCAGGACCGATCAGGGTGAGCTGATCAACCTGCGCAACCGCGGCGTGCTGGCCATGACCGAATACGGGCGCCAACTGGAGCGCAACGGGCAGTGGCCGATTCCGGAGACGGAATACCGCTGCACGTGTACCCCGGTGTTCCAGGTGCCCAAGGGGCGGCTGGACTGGCTCACGCGCTCAAGTTTTATCGGCCTGGTGCAGTACCCCAGCGCCGAGCAGGTGGTGATCCGCTGTTATCGGTTTTACTAA